From Hippoglossus stenolepis isolate QCI-W04-F060 chromosome 19, HSTE1.2, whole genome shotgun sequence, the proteins below share one genomic window:
- the LOC118098273 gene encoding LOW QUALITY PROTEIN: gamma-aminobutyric acid receptor subunit rho-3 (The sequence of the model RefSeq protein was modified relative to this genomic sequence to represent the inferred CDS: inserted 2 bases in 1 codon), whose translation MRVGALAFLALAASLVAKVTGGRISGRRKHKEVYLGENSKFKFGGRIDYKLKRQDSTKTLLIKSEQLLRIEEHDFAMRPGFGGAAIPVGIDVQVESIDSISEVNMDFTMTLYLRHYWKDERLSFPSRNNQSRTFDSRLVKKMWVPDVFFVHSKRSFIHDTTMENIMLRVYPDGNILYSVRVTVTALCSMDFSSXPLDTQNCSLELESYAYNENDLMLYWKNGNDSLRTDEIVLSQFFIEHFQASSGLAFYSSTGWYNRLFINFILRRHIFFFMLQTYFPTMLMVVLSWVSFWIDRRAVPARVSLGITTVLTMSTIITGVSSSMPQVSYVKAVDIYLWTSFLFVFLSVIEYAAVNYCTTLEEMRKMKRGKIPSTFNASQAMAFDGCFHDNDMELTPFPRMTPTLTSDPLTTPTQTPDIRPTGGTRLRRQRSVREHVDLLVSNSYMIDSYSRLAFPLSYLLFNTIYWCLYS comes from the exons ATGAGGGTGGGCGCGCTGGCTTTCCTGGCTCTGGCCGCCAGCCTCGTTGCCAAGGTGACCGGCGGTCGCATCTCCGGACGCAGGAAGCACAAGGAGGTGTACCTCGGGGAAAACAGCAAGTTCAAGTTTGGAGG ACGTATTGACTACAAACTGAAGAGGCAGGACAGCACCAAAACGCTGCTAATAAAAAGTGAACAGCTGCTGAGGATCGAGGAGCACGACTTTGCCATGAGACCCGGCTTTGGAG GTGCAGCCATCCCTGTGGGCATCGATGTGCAGGTGGAGAGCATCGACAGCATCTCAGAGGTCAACATG GACTTCACCATGACTCTGTACCTGCGACACTACTGGAAGGACGAGCGTCTGTCCTTCCCGTCCCGTAACAACCAGAGCAGAACGTTCGACTCTCGACTGGTGAAGAAGATGTGGGTCCCCGACGTCTTCTTCGTCCACTCCAAACGCTCCTTCATCCATGACACCACCATGGAGAACATCATGCTGCGAGTTTACCCCGACGGGAACATCCTCTACAGCGTCAG ggtcaCTGTTACAGCTCTCTGCTCGATGGatttcagcag tcctctggacACACAGAACTGCTCGCTGGAGCTGGAGAgct ATGCGTACAATGAGAACGACCTGATGCTTTACTGGAAGAACGGGAACGACTCTCTGAGGACGGATGAAATCGTCTTGTCTCAGTTCTTCATTGAGCACTTCCAAGCCTCCAGCGGCCTGGCTTTCTACAGCAGCACC GGTTGGTACAATCGGTTGTTCATTAATTTCATCCTGCGGAGgcacatcttcttcttcatgctgCAGACGTACTTCCCCACCATGCTCATGGTCGTGCTGTCCTGGGTCTCCTTCTGGATCGACAGGAGGGCGGTGCCCGCACGAGTCTCTCTGG GTATAACCACGGTGCTCACCATGTCCACCATCATCACAGGAGTGTCCTCCTCCATGCCTCAG GTGTCCTATGTGAAAGCGGTGGACATCTACCTGTGGaccagcttcctgtttgtcttcctgtccGTCATCGAGTACGCGGCGGTGAACTACTGCACCActctggaggagatgaggaagatgaagagggggAAG ATCCCATCCACCTTCAACGCCAGCCAGGCGATGGCCTTCGACGGCTGCTTCCACGACAACGACATGGAGCTGACCCCGTTCCCCCGGATGACACccaccctgacctctgaccctctcaCCACTCCAACCCAAACCCCCGACATCCGGCCCACAGGGGGAACTCGCCTCCGCCGGCAGCGATCGGTGCGAGAACACGTGGACCTGCTGGTCAGCAACAGCTACATGATCGACTCGTACTCCCGTCTGGCCTTCCCTCTGTCCTACCTGCTCTTCAACACCATCTACTGGTGCCTGTACTCCTGA